AGAATAAAGACAAGCATCTACATGTGTGCTGGGAGTTACAATGACTTCAGACAATTTGCAGCTCCAGAGCCAGGCAATACTCCAGTATTGCCGACTGAAAGATCAGTAATCCAGTGTGGATGTGGTTGAATTTTATTCCAAGTGTGGGGGAGCAGCATAAGTCATTCAATATATTAGTGATAAAAGAAAACACCCCACATCACATCTGAAGCCTTCATGAGTCTAACACCAGGTCGTAGGGTTCACCAAATCCCTTAGGCTCTGCTCCCCCATAAAAGTAATTTGTTATCCACACGCTTGGTATATACCCCGTTTGTTACCAAAAGCTCCTGTCTTGAGTACTGGGCAGTCAAGCCAGTGATCCTATTAAGCACTTCCTAAAATAAGCACGTTCCCTGAGTTAATGCCATGAAGCTCcagcaaacagcaaagcagcacattGAGCGGGTTAACAAAGAGGAGAGGACAACCCAAAAGTACTACAGCTGCTCTTCTTATTTAACCTCTCCATTTTACAGGCAGCTTCTTGCCATTGCAACATGGCTTGAATACTCCCCTTTTTAACAGGAGGTTGGCCCAGGGTATTCTTTATTGGGGCAGCAAGGATGTAACAGCAACAGTAGGTGGGtcctgatttttcagaactgGGATGGATAAGAGCCCTCTTCAGCCTCAGTGCTCCTTGGATacataaatgtgtgtgtatgtgtgtggatAAGCACTATTAGGTACAGGATTATGTTGGTGTAAGAATAGGAAAGAAAGGTAAATGAAGTTTCAAGCAATTTAGACAGCTAAACCTGTTTTCAAAAGATCATTTTAATTTCCAGCAACTATCTTGAGACCTTGGGTTCCTGATGAATTTAAATACCTTCTGAACATGGGTTTAGGCTCCTATAACCCACTCAGGCATTCTCAGTTATGGTACCGccaggggctggggacacccATGATCACAGTGCATACGTCCAGGACCAAGCTGGCTGCTAACAGAGAGACAGAGTTTCTCTTTACATTGCAGTGTTCCCTCCTGTGCCTACAGGATGCCCCTCACAGTGGAAATCTGAAAACATACCGCACCCACTGAAAAGTCAGCAAGCTGGCAGAAAGACCTCCCTTGCAACGACAAACCCCTCAGCCAAAACAGCTTCTGTCACTAGGGACGCACTGGCAAGGTCAACGGGTATCGGATGCCACCTTGGATCTCCCCCATATTGGAGCCCCGAGGCTGGCCCTGCTCTTACCTTCAACCACTGCCATCTTTTTGAATTCGgggccagcagcaccctggTTGGTCAGCAGCTCATACTGGAAGCTGGCCGTCCGGCGGCTGATGTCCCTCTGCGGGCTGGCCTGCAGGAAGAGGGCCACTCGTTGTGGCGTGCGGGCACTGAAGCAAGAGACGTGGTGGGGTCGAGTCCCTTCTGCCTCGCTTACCACCAGGTGCAGCTGCCCAGCACGTTCCACGTAGATGCTGGCACCCTGGAAGTCACTGGCAGGCTTGATGCAGACAGTGGTGCGCCGGGCACTGGAGAGGTTGGGCTCCAGAACGACACGCAGGGCTCGCGCTGGGTACATCCATTCCAGGGAGCCCTCGGTGCAGCGCAGATGGACCTGCTCCACCGCACGGGAACGGGGCTCCCAGCTCAAACCGCTGCCAAGACAATACCATCAGTCCGTCACTAACGATACCCACGGCACAGGCAGGACAGTCCAGCAGTCACTGCCACGCTGGCTGCCCAGAGATACAAGTCCTGCTGCCGCCTCCGACTCTATCCTAATGACTCTTAAGCTAATTTTTTCCAGCTGGGCTGCCTTCTCTCCCTCACCTCCCACCACGGACAGGAGGAGGATCGCTCACACCTGGTGCTGCAccagggagcagggaaaggagccTCGGTCCCTTTCGCCTACCTGCAAACCTGTGCTTGGATGCCTGCAGCATCcaggaaaaaatgacagagggAAACTTCTCTCTGCTAAAATAGCAGCAAAAACATTCTGTGCGATAGGACTGGGCAGTGCTCTGGAAAATCCCGCCTGCAGGTGGGTAGGGGTGAGAGCTGCTGACTcgcagcaggagctgccccgAGAGTACTCATGTTACATCTGAAAAATTTGGTTTAAAAGGCTGAATttctaaaattacttttaacgTTTCCCATAAGAATTCACGAAGAAAACGTTTGCAGTCAAAGCCGGCTGTGCCGGCCCTGCTCCTGAGCTCTTCCTCAAGCTGGTGCAATTCCACTGCTTTCGGAAAACCAAGTCCGTAACAGCGGAATTAGGTTAAAAGACGGAGACAACAAAACTCAGAGGAAAGGGACGTAGGTCTTCAGAAAGCCCTGCTGCCTATTTTCCTGTCAAAACTCACGACGACAAACCGCCAGCCGAGGCGCAGCAGCCGCCCTCCTCAGCCGGACCCGGCCCTTCCCTTCCCGCACCCAACGGGCGAGACCACCACCCCCCGCCTCAggcggccgccggccccgcttAACGGGCCCCCCCGTCCCGTTACCCGCCTACCTGCCCCTCCAGCTGCAGTAATCGGCGGCTcccggccgctgcc
This region of Buteo buteo chromosome 13, bButBut1.hap1.1, whole genome shotgun sequence genomic DNA includes:
- the LOC142038707 gene encoding meteorin-like protein; its protein translation is MAAERGSPSLLALLLLLAGGGQRPGAADYCSWRGSGLSWEPRSRAVEQVHLRCTEGSLEWMYPARALRVVLEPNLSSARRTTVCIKPASDFQGASIYVERAGQLHLVVSEAEGTRPHHVSCFSARTPQRVALFLQASPQRDISRRTASFQYELLTNQGAAGPEFKKMAVVEAMCRPCDNMELLMAICSSDFVVKGSIRNVSHDSENHMSQVDVSVQKVYRQKNRIFQQDEASGEWRGPIRTLLQCKVKKGGGDFLFTGNEHFGEAWLGCAPRFKDFMFIYRAARERGANPCEFQLN